The Aquila chrysaetos chrysaetos chromosome 21, bAquChr1.4, whole genome shotgun sequence DNA window agaaaaggccCTTTAAACCAAAAAAGGAGAGAGTGTGACAAGAAGATGGGAGGTcaggtggtttgtttgtttgctcctgttgttttctatattattttttaactcaaaCTTGAATAAGGCACAGCCAAGAAAGAACAATGCTCTGTCTGCCTTTCTGTGGCTTGATAGTTTAATCTTTAATTGGTCCTAGGACATTTGAGCTCCACGTATTTCCCAAACACTATGGCCCTTTGAGATTGTTAGTAGAGCAGTGGGTGGCAGTGTAGTGAGAGCGTATCTGGCCGGGCAGTTGTTGCCTTCTTGTTTGAGTGTTATTCCCTGAGTGGGGAGAGAGACTGCTGATAGGGTAGAGAACAAGGGAGAGGGGCCTCTGCATCTTCTCAGTGCTAttggctggttttattttctggcaTCTATGAGAGTTGAGCTTTGGAGACTAGCCATCAGACATcctgttttcactgaatttgtCTCTGTTCTTCCCagtctcttctcctttcttctggtTGAAGAGTTGCTGCAATAGCACCAAGGTAAGAATATGAAATGGCACTTCTCGGCTCATTTCTCACATGGGGATTGTTATGTTTGAGCAAGAGGTGTCTGGCAGATACTCTAAGCAGATAAAGGCAATTTTAGCTGGGATCTCAAAAATCACTGTGCTCTTTAGAAAGCTAGGCAACAGAGGCCAATAATGTAACTCCAGATTTGCTGAGTGCTGAATTAATCTAACCTGCTTAGAATCACGCTGTGTGGATTCCTGTGCAGCAAGTACTAAGCAATGCCTGCACACTTTTAGTCCTTATGCTCAATCCTGCTCTCTTTGAAGTTACTGGAAGTTTTAGGGTAAAGCTGCATCGAGCCTCACATATGTTGGGATTGGCAAGGACAGCAGATGGGCAGTAATTCTCTTGTGCCGTGAGCATGTGACCAAGCTGCAGCTTCCACTCTTTTCTGATAAAGCTGAATGAAGTGCTGTATGTAGTTCTTTACTTCTGGGAGTCTCCCCTGGTGCCGGGCTTGTTTCCCTGCTAATCCTGGATGGAAAGGTTTGTTGCAGAAGTGACCTGTGACTCCCATGCTCAGCACTTTCTGcaaaaaggggaggagggacaACTGGAGTTTCTGTGTGCATGGTTCCAGCACACTGAGCAGCCACCTCTGGGTAAGAGAAGGAAAGATAGAGAAGCATGCTCTGTTACAAGAAGAGAAGGGCCAGAACTAGAAATGCAGGGCGTAAGAGAAAGTTGGATGGAAATGTATAGGAATAGAGGAGGGGAAATGGAGGGGTACAGACAGTCAGAAGTGGATACCTGTGGGTGAAAGACAGTCCTAGTCACTTTCTCAGGAACATCCTGCCCCTATTCTGCACCTCTCCTACGTGCCTCTGAGGCTACAGAGATCCTTGGTTTCCCTCCCTTCTTAGAGTAATATTCATAAAGCAGGGCTCAAGTTTCTCCCAGGTATGTAGGATTTTGAAGAGCAAAACAGGGGATGTATTACAGGAAATAAGCAACTGAACATGCTTTCCAATGCCAGAGGCCTTGGCAGCAGGTTCTGGTGCTATTCTGAGATGTCAGCCAGCCCTGAAGGAGGAGGCAGGATGTTGTTCTGCATTTCTATCTAGTCCAGGAATCCTGCATATAGATTCCAGGTAAAGAGCAGCTTCCTGCAGAGAGAAAGGTGATTTGGTTCAGTGGGACTCTGTATAGGGAAGACtcaaggaaaaaacataacTCAGACAACCTAAATGTTTCCACGAGGCAGCAGGATCTCTTGTGAAACTTGTTATGCCAGGCTCAACACAGGAGATTATGTTTAAAGACTTGTTTGGAGAATAAGCTATTGATGACTGTTTTACCTCTTTGGCACATGAAGGTGTGCTTTACTGcttgtaaagaaagaaattgggGGCGGAGGTGGAAGAACTAGAGGAGGGGAGGGATAGTGGAAGGAACACCTTGGGAATGAGACTCAAATGAGTTTATTGCAATGATTATCTACAGCATACGAACAAATGTCGTGAAACAGACTCTGGATTGTGTGCTCTGTCCCCATGGGGAGAAGCTGAGAGGGAGAGCAATGCAAACCAGATGTTTGTCATTTTGTTTGATGCATCTCCTGAAAAGTGCTCAGACAATATGGCCGTGGAGCAGAGTCTGGGAACAGGCACTGAACATGATGGGAAATGGCAGAAGTGCCTTCCTGCCTATAGGAGATGCAGGTTGCAGGtacaaaatgtgctttaaaagcACTGGAATGAGGTACCCTGGAAAACGTTCCTGCTCCAAAACTTGCTTTACTTTACTTCTTTTAATTtgtgttcttctctttttgacTGAAGATAAACAAGAGCCTATGAGGACTTGCACCTCCCTCGCAGATGGAAGGCTCCAAGGAAAAAATCATCTTGAATATTGGGGGAGTCAGATATGAGACATACAGCAGCACCCTCCGGACCTTCCCAGGGACCAAGTTGTGCAGCCTAACAGAGCCCCATGCCCCAAGCATCTATGACTATGATCCCACCACCAAACAGTTCTTTTTTGATAGGAGTGCTGAGATCTTCAGCTATGTGTTGAACTATTACAGGACCAAACATTTCCACTGCCCCATCAATACCTGTAGGTCAGTCTTAGAAGAAGAGTTGACTTTTTGGGAAATAAATGAGACACAGCTAGcatcctgctgctggctgaagCTGAATAATAAAGAGGTCCATCCAGAGGAGTTTAACATTTGGGATGAAAATGAACAGACTGATGACCAATGCCTCATAGTCCAGACAGAAAGAAGGGATTTCATCTGGCGAACCAGGTGGCAGCCAAAGATTTGGTCTATATTTGAGAAacccttttcctctttcagtgcTAAGGTAATACTGTATGTGGAGACGGACATAGCCTGTGTCCTTTGGGATTACTGGAATGGGTCCATGAAAAATGCTAATGGGTTCATAGCTTTGATAAGTATGCTTTGAGTgccagattaaaaaagaaaataaaattctctctTCTCATTAACAGACacctccttctctcttcttgtCCCTGTTCTCTGTACAAAATGCATGCCCCCTGCCTCTTTAAAATGTCAGGCATGTAGAGCAACAAGCACAAGTCAGAGACTGCAGAGgatgttttctgtgctgctggtaTTTCTAGAGCCAACATTTAGTGCTGAAGAGGCCCTCAGTGTGAGTCTGTCTGTATTACTCCAGCTGTCAGACATTTCCGCTTCCTTACAAACTCCGATATATGAGttcaggtgtttttttctttgactccAATCTTctctattatttttcaaatctggaaggagaaaatgcaCTGCATGTGAGCAAAACAATGGTGATTTGAGAAAGATTAGTCTGGGATTGTACTGTGCCTGTGGAGGGGATCCTGGGATTGTGGTGGGGCAGTGAGGTTATGCAATACTTGTTTGTTGAATTAATTGCATGCGtgccctttcctccctctgcagtgcttggcttttatttctctgctgttcaTCGTTGGAATTGTCATCATATTCTGTGAGGAGACCAAGGCACAATTTGAGTTCTTTACTGCTAACTTCACCTCTGTTGGCTATTCTGCTGTCTCCCACAACGACCGTGAACCCTATTACCACCAGGCTGCCTACTTGCTTCATCTGGAGCTTTTCTGCGTCCTCTGGTTTACTTTTGAGTTCTCCGTGCGATTTTGTTTCTGCCCAGACAAGAAGTTGTTCTTCCAAAATCCCCTGAACGTGGTTGacttcctctccctcttcccagtTTATATTGAGCTCTTTGTGGCTGGGCAGATTCAGAGAATGCCAAGCCTGGGGCTTTGGTTGGGCTTTGTTCGCATTGTCTATCTCCTCAAACTCCTGAAGATATCCAAGCTGATAGAAACGCCACTGATCCTGAGGGTTCTGTGCTACACTCTCAAGTCTATCCTCAGAGAGATTTGCATCCTGCTGATGATTTTGGCCTTTGAGACCCTCTTCTTTGGCTCTCTCTTTTTCTATGTGGAGTTGCTTGGTAGCCATCCCTCCTACACAGGGGAGCTGCACTTCACTGACATTCTTGTTTGCTTCTGGTGGGCTTTGATCACACTCACTACAGTGGGCTATGGAGATATTATTCCTCTCACCACAGTTGGCCAAGTGACGGCAGCCTTAGCTGCGGTATTCGGCATGTTAACTATTATTATCCCAATACCTATTTTCCTGGTGAAATTTAAAAGCTATTATGACATTGCTAACTtcaaacagaagctgaaaaggaGCAAGAAACATTAACACTTCAGAACCTCTGTTCCCCCTTGCCTTTAGCAGTAAACCTTCAGCATGGTTTATTCCCTTGGTTGGAAGGGAGTGCAAATAGTTCTTACTGCATTTACTTGCTGCCTTAGCATGTTTCAAATGATTGGTTAGGCCTCAGGTTGCAGTACTTGATACACAACTGATCAGACCTGTTGAATCCCATGGGTCTTTCCCATATTGTACTTCATCCCATGCTCTTTTACATGCCTCTCTCTCATCTAGCTGTTTGGAGGCAGGCTGTGATGCTGCATTATAGCCTGAATGTGCACCACATAGCCCGGTTCCATGACCTGGGGCCACAGCATATTCCCTCAGCTGGCATACACCCCATGACGCTAGCTATGCCCTCCATCACCTGACAGACCATAATCTCATTTTGTATGCTGGGAAAGAAGATTTGTGCTCGGTCCTGCTCTGACAGCGAGGAGGAAgcctgggtattttttttttcaacaatgTTCTGTTTCCTCGTTTTACCTAAACAAGCCAGTACATCTGATTTGCCTGCACTCACGCACATGTAAAGAAGGCAGCAGTTTGAACTGAATATCTGTGGTCCTGAGAGCCAGCACTGTTTGATAACCTGCTTTGCGGGCTCACAGGAATTGCTGTGGCATTCGGGTAGCAGCAAGGGAGCCCTCTGACAGCAAATCCTTTTTGGCTCTGCTGAATTCAATGGCAACCTTTCCTTGACCTCAGTGAGATCAAAATTGCATCGGAAACTTTCAGTGGATGAACACATTTCAACAGTTCTTGATTTTTATGTAACAAAGTCACTGAGCTATTAGCCAAAATATCTATATGGGTTTTGCTGTTCAAAACATAATCTACAGtacttaatattattttaaggtAATTTACTTTCTTAAGGCATAGATATAAACTATGAATATTTATCTTTTAACTAACTGGATAGTCTTAATTGTTACCTatgattaattttgaaataacaaatattGTTGAGCTATGAAAAAAAGCCCACATCCCATTGTTTATATAGCAGGATGATGTGCTaagattattttgtttagtAAGTAAAAATTTCTGTGTACAGtaacatttatgtatttaaatttcattaaggctgtatttttattgcaattttgATTAAGTTTTGTCTGTCACTATGACTTTCCTGTTCAGGATAGCATTTTaaggctgctttatttttattgaaacacCAGGTAACTTCCCTCTATTCCAATGCAATTACAATGAATTAGTTTTCGtctaaagagaaagaaaaaacactgcaaacatTTCAGGCACAAAGCACATGAAAAGTTGGAGACACCCTGGCAGTGGAAGGAAGGCCTAGGTGTTCTCCTGCACCCACCTTTGCTATGCATAGAGTGGAGGGTGTGACCAGGGTAAAGCTACGCGTGCTGGCGCATAGGAATTTTTCTTGATTAGATCAAAGTGGTGCTATGTTTTCTGTGGACATGTATAGTCTTCTTGGAAATTCATATTAATTGCAACAGTTTAACAGAGATTTATCAGCACTGTTCTCGAGTTTTCCCCAGTCAGATAAAGGGTCCATGATATAATCATAGGCCATGACCCCATTTTAAGAATCCAAGTCAAATCCCCTGGAACAGTTACATCTTACTGCCTGCGAAGTTAGGAGGTAGTTCAGAATGCTGCAGTGCTTATTTCCATGTTTACTCTGCTGGTGTACATCCgtttttcagcagctgcttcacaggagacagatttttctgcagttgAGGGGAGCAGCCTTCACTGCTGTCCTCAGAAGAGTGGGGTCTCCAAATGCACATGGCAGTCCCACTTCTGCACAGAAAGCATGATATGAACATCAGAACAGGCTATTACACTGCTCTCTGTAACACAACTCCATTTAGATCCAAATGTACATTCCTGTCATGTCAGTTAGCATCCACTCCTCTTTGTCATAAAAACAGCAGTTACAGCAGCAACATTAAGTCAATGTCGATGTGATAGAGGAACTGTAGTTCCTCTGATCAAAGGATCTAACCCTGCTGAGAACTCAGCACTGGGTTTATCAGAGGAAGAATATGTACTCTAAGCTCAAAAAACCTGCATGGAGTTGGTGGCGAGCAGAATTGGTTAGATCGATATTTGTTGTTCAGTTAAAGAGCAGTATATGGAAAATCATCATCTATGAAGTGTTGCCAAGCTTTAGTTGGATTTCAATGCCTTGCTTGTGATCTTCATAACGTATATGTTATGGTATCCTTGGGGAAAGAGTCTCATTTTCTGTGAGTTAAAATGCTATATATATAAGGAAAacagttacttaaaaaatacacttaacCTGAACAGTGCAGTGAATGATATAATTCACTCCAGAGAATAATCATCCAGCTGAATTTCAAAGTGCCGAAGACAGAAATGTACTGTCTTGGCTACATGCTGGAGTTGCCTCTTTTGAGGTTTGTCCAGTCACCAGAAGATACTGTGGAAAAATAGCTTTCTGTATATTAATAACATATAAATTATAAAACTATCTCCACAGTAGGTTTAGGGATTTGAAGGCTTGATTGCAATAAAAGtcaaagcaagagaaaactCCTGTATGCAAACACAGTAATATATTAATACAGATGTTATTTCCAACATAAGAAAGATGTAATGAGGCATTTTTAGCTCATCAAAATCCTTCCATCTTTATtgatcagaaagtaaaaaaacccacttctcatagcatcatagaatcatagaatatctcaagctggaagggacccataaggatccTCGAGTCCAAATctctgctcctcgcaggactgCCTAAAACTAAATCATATGACAAAAAGCACTTTGACTCCTTTCATGAAAATATCGGTAAAAAGAACACACTCCTGCAAAACAGCTTAGGCTTTCCCAGCAGACAACTCCCTTACATATGCTGACCAGTACTGCTAACTTGTGCTGACCTCTGAATTAACATGAAACATatacatctccccctcctttcATGTTCTCAGTGCTCCCCAGTGTGGAAGGATGAGGAGTTGCTTGTCGCTGGGAAACACCAACACAGCTTCACAGAGTGCAAAAGTGATGGGGAAAAGAGGCCTGCTCTTGGCAATGCAGCTTTGGCAAAGCAGATGAGAGTCCCTTCCCCTCTCTAGACCATGCTTCTCTCCCTCTTGTGGAGCCCCTTAGCTGAAGATTTCCAGCAAGAGGAGCACTGTGAGGAGTTGTGCTTTAGTGAGTGATAAGGGAAAAGCATTGCTGCCTGCTGGTGTTATCCACCATGAGAGCAGTTGGTGGGACAATTCCCTGATGGCTCCAGTGCAGCCCAACAAAGGAAGGTACTGAGGGTTACCCATGCTTATGACCTGCTCCTTTGGCCCTGCTGGGGAGCTGGTAACTGTAGCCTCTGGTCAGTTTTCAGTCTCTTTTGCAGTGCTTGGATAGGAGTAGGGAGTCAGGTCTCAGGCCATAGGTGATCTAGGAGTAGATGAGAGCCATGGCATGGGGATGGATTGTATTGGACTCCCAGACATGATTTTTAGGTGGGTGGTTTCCTTAACCAGCAGTGTCATGCACTTTGTGCTTAGAAGTCACTATCTTGCTAGGTTGCTACATTCACCCCCAGTGCTTGTTTTCTTATTCTATTCCAAaactctttcctcttccacttaaaaataaagtatttaacACAAATTGTCTCACAGTGGGTTAAGGACCAACCTGTTTCTGGTGCCCTGCATGATAAATAAATACGTGATCATGAGATCTCTGCTAGACCCCCACGCCCTTTGGCACTTCCATGTAAGCCTGGTTTCCAAGCTAGGTTTCTGAAGGAGTGTGTTTTGTGGCTGGTCCCCATCCCAGTCAAGCACTTTCAGACTAGCATTGTCCGCTCatcaggagcagcagagagaggaagaataaAGCCTTCTGCAGCAAGACAAAATGAGCCATCCTGGTTATCAGTTTTCTTGCTCAGATGAGATTCTGAGGCATAACAGCACAAAGTGAggttctttgctgctgctgcaagtgGGAACCTGACCAAGGTAGCCAAGTGTGCTGTGTCCCACACCCTTTTCCTGCATTGATTTGCAGCCAGTTTCATGCTCCATCTCCCTACCCCTTTTGCCACAGACTGGCAGCAAGTTAGCTGATGCAATTTGATCTTGTGTCTTTGACACAGTTGCAGGGCTTGTGAGGTGAGCAGGATTCAAACTGAGGTAGAGGAGTGCTCACAGTGGCCATTCATCACTGTTAGATAACATTAACTCCTACTTGCTTACCAGCCGGTGACAGCCTGAAAGCAGTTAAAAGGTCAGTACTCCTGTCCTTCTCTTCTGAGtctgttttcttaatattgTCTAAACTCAGTGGGCTGAATTTCCACTGATTTTAGCCATGTTAACTCCATAGCATCCCCAAATACTCCAAAGCATATGCTTGCTGCTGTGCTTCTGAGGATTGTGAGAACTCTGTGCTCCCTGTGCATTGAACATGGTGCAGTTATTGGACCCAGCCTGCCCCAGGCTGGGATGAAGAAGCCATAAGACCCTTGCACGAAATCTCTTGGTCAAGTGTTTCATTACGGGATGGACCAAACCCCATCCTCTGCTTCTCTCGTCCCCTACAAAGGCTATTACAGAGACGGATACTGTTCCAGAAGGGGTAGGATGTCAGACTTACTGTACCCATGAAATGGATGAGAGGGGCCACTAACGCAGCTCCGGACACTTTCAGAGAAACAAGCCATGTTCTCAGCTAGCCTGAATACTGCCAGCACCATGACTGGTGAGACTTCATTGTGCCAGTGAGGGCAGTGACTTTCCTGGGGCCTCAGGGTATGGAAAATTTAGGGTCTGGTGCAGCACACTCCCACAATCATTCAGCCTGCATGTACAGGGCATCTGCACAGCCTGTCTGTGGGCAGAGTGACTCAGCAACAAAGGGAAATTCAGTTGTGGATGGTGAAGTCAGAGCCTGGTGAAGCCCCAGGCTCTGactcacagaaagcaaatgcatttgaCATATGCAGGAAGTGAATGAAAGTTCCCAAATCTGGATGTTTCTCAGGACTCAAGAACAAGCACCCTCAAGAGATACACTGACTCTCAGATGGTCATGCTGTTAAACTTCTGCTCACTGAAGTGCAAGTAGTGCCCTTTCCAGATAttgctgcctttctgtttttctgtgtaattgtagccctgctctcctggacATATTTAGATCTGATGATGTACTTGTCTGAAAAGGTTTTAATTCACATCTCACAAAGTTTGCAAAGAAGTGATGGAAAATCCTTGGTGACTGAATGATGggagtgtttgtgtgtgtttgggggcCCCTGTCCACTTGCTGTGGCCAGGCAGTTTGTAACCACACTGATGCTATCACATGTTGAACAAACCTGTTTTCAGCCTAAAGGTTGTGCCCgaaaaaaaccagctgcttGCTGTTCTAAATCCTTCCTATCTAACACTCTCAGTAACCTTCTTTCAGCCTACCCCTGCCTGCAGAGGAGCATTGGAGGAACACCGGTGAGGAGTGACTCATAATTCCCCACCAAAGGCCTTAATTGCCGCCAccctccctcctggctgccaaACTGCAGAAGTCATTCTCCAGCGAGGCCACCTTTGTCACTATTTAAGAAGGAGGCTTGAATGATGTAGTGAGGTTGGCTTTAATCTACTGCTTGCTTGgatttctttgaaacaaatttcTGTCCCACCATTCATTTGGGAGCAAAATATGAAGTGAATATCCTTCCCTCACCCCAGCCTCGCATGAAGTTGATCCTCTGTGCCCCCTGTGTTAGCAGTGTTAAGTACCATATCCATATCTATTCACCTGGTTCTTGGCAGCAAATATGATTTCATAGCGTAGATCAGGTTGTAGTTTTAGtctattgctttttgtttgttacaAAGCTTGTGACAGAGCGCACAATTCTCTCCTTTCACATTGCTGCCTTGGAGGtatatttaataataacaattagAGTGCACAGGACTCTTCATCTTTAAAGTGCTTCCTAAAGATGAGCTAATTAGTCCACAAACTTACTGGTAACTAAAccctttgtcctggtttcagctggaatagagttaattttctttctagtagctggtatactgttatgttttggatttagtagagaataatgttgataacataccGATGTTTttagttgctgctaagtagtgtttatactaagtcaaggataTTTCaccttctcatgcccagccagcaagaaggatggcgaggcacaagaagttgggaggggacagacaGCTCTGTgggacatttgctttcttttgcagataGGACACCCTTACAATTTGTCTTTGGGATTACTAAAGAAAGGTAAGCCTCAACCCCTCActcagcaaagcatttgagGTTGTGCTTCATTTTAAGCATGTCTGGGAGCGAAGTACATGTTTAAGCGGGCTTAAGATCCCAGCTACTTGCCTGGGGCAAAAGCTTCCTATTTATTCTGGACCAGGATAGACCCATGCTGGAGGATAACAAATGTGTGAGCATTGCTGGGATGGTCTTTCCCTCACAGCCCTGATTAGCTGCCTCAGGTAATAACATCATTGGTGATAACATTGAGGACATAGCACCAGCGGCTTTAATGCAGTTTGTATCAGCTTGTCATTGACCACAGATAAGTATTTGAGTAACATAAAGTGGTGAAGTCACATCTTCATGgttcctgctccttcctctaACTGCTGTAAATTGCACTTTACACTTGCAGCATAGGTGCAGGGTGTAAGTACCTctgagtgtatttttttctaaatggttttcctgcctttctgctcTTGAGCTTTATGAACTGGAGATCTGCAATTTCTAAATGCACTGAGTAGAGCCACAGTGCTCTAAGAAAGGCTTCCTCCATCCTAGCAGTTTTGTACAGTGACTGTCtcaggctttttgcttttccatttgggAGATTTCTTGGCATGATTTAAAGCTTTTTACTTATAAAAAGTCCAATTCTCTCCTGAACAGGCAGAAACTCTGTGGTCTCAGTGATATCCTATGTCAGGTTAAGTGCAtactgtgctaaaaaaaaaaaaaatcattaaagtgAATTGCCTTTTCGCTTTCATTGTATACCTTGTCCTGTGACAGAGTGTAGAAAGGAGACCCCAGCTTATCCTGAGGTATGCTTCTTTTACACatctttatttacagaaaaattctcTAATATTTGCCATCTTTCTCATCTCAGACTTTCTTCCACATTACTGTAAATGGCTTGTCTGTTCATACATCCTCCAGCAATCCTGATATCTGCTCTAGAGTTAGTCACCCCTAGCTACTCCTTAGTGTCCCCCAACTCTGATCTGCTTGTGTGTGCTCTGCTACCCCTGCACTACTGCTAGTGCAGTAGCAATGAGCTGGAAGGATATAGTCCTGCTGCATACTTCAGGGAAACATGAACTGCCCCAAAGCCAATTAGTCTAGTGGTGCTCCTGTTTCTCCTTGTTGGAATCCCTTGTCTTCTGGATATGTCCTTacatcttcctccttccctccataTTAGCAAGCTGGAAAGGACAGAATATCTATCATTCATGGTGTGCATCCCTGGTCCGAGCAGTGCCTGAAACCCAGCCCGAACCCAGCACCTTCACTCACCTCTGACTGAAACCTGATGTTGGCCTCAAATTGTGGCACAGCCTCTGGGTAAAGTTCACCTGCGTCCTTCTTCTGACCCAAGCCCTGAAAGTGTGGCCGCCTCCTCCTCGGAGTCTATCAGCCTATGCCATATATTTTCAGATGTGCCTGTGTGGCACGGGGAAATTCAGAAGCAAAACTTTGCCAGGGAGATCTCTTCTGTGACTCATCTGTGCTAGGGAGGGGagagtttctttttcatttctgcagcttgGAGAGGTACATCCTCTCATGCCTCAGCAGGCCGAGTTTCTGACTTCAGTCTGGGCTGCTGCAGTAACACTGTGTGTGGGgccggctggggggggggggctgtgctcTGTGTGAGTGGTGCGAGGGGAatcatccttttaaaatatgcctttctgtctccctcccccactttcctttttcctccttcagtgtTGTCACCTTGTAGTATTTTAATCGGAGGAAGCAGATATATCACGGAAATCAATGGCAGGGGCGAGgcaggcagggggtgggggtggagaggaagaggaggaaaatcacATCACAGCCCAGTCTGCCAGTGTAAACACTTGATAATTTCCTGTTATTGTAGCCTAAAATGTACCATGACATCATTTGCGGGCCTCCCAGAATCAcccagaaggaggaaaagccaGCATTCCCAGCCCGCCCCCAGTGTGTATCCAGGGGATTCAGACCCTATAAGGCAGTGAAgctctgcaagcagcagagataGAGTTTCGAAAGCTTTCTTGTTCTTGGCAACGTGGAGAtttcacaaacaggaaaaactgcttttacttttcctaAAGGGGAACCATCTATGCCTCATGAAATATTGATGCCTTGAACTATGGTTACTTTagaagcagagctgaaatacaagaaatgcTCTTAGCTGAGGACAAGCTGAGGGAGCCCCTCACCAAAATGACATCAGTTCATCATTCCCAGACATCCACGTTTTTATAGTACCCACTTTTATTCCAAATCACTCTACAAACAAGGTAGTTACGTCAAAAGCTGTGGAGTATATAAACCAGTCCAATATGGAATTAATTTGATAATTTTGAAAGGTGAAGCTAGCCCTCAATATAGCAGAGATTGCCAGTGAAatgttcttcctcctttcctgagCATTCTATCAATAGAGACATTTACCAGGAAAGTGAAGAGCCAAGCTCTTCTGAGCCTGGATACACGAACTATCCTGGAATTTGACCCAACAGGTCAGATTTGTGTCTCAGTTACAGTTAATCCTGAATCACTGCACTCAGTTTGCATGACTGTAAGGAGGAACAGAATCAGGTTCATAGAGATGGGCTCTCATAACTTTTCTGAGAGGGATAGTAACT harbors:
- the LOC115333930 gene encoding potassium voltage-gated channel subfamily C member 3-like, yielding MEGSKEKIILNIGGVRYETYSSTLRTFPGTKLCSLTEPHAPSIYDYDPTTKQFFFDRSAEIFSYVLNYYRTKHFHCPINTCRSVLEEELTFWEINETQLASCCWLKLNNKEVHPEEFNIWDENEQTDDQCLIVQTERRDFIWRTRWQPKIWSIFEKPFSSFSAKCLAFISLLFIVGIVIIFCEETKAQFEFFTANFTSVGYSAVSHNDREPYYHQAAYLLHLELFCVLWFTFEFSVRFCFCPDKKLFFQNPLNVVDFLSLFPVYIELFVAGQIQRMPSLGLWLGFVRIVYLLKLLKISKLIETPLILRVLCYTLKSILREICILLMILAFETLFFGSLFFYVELLGSHPSYTGELHFTDILVCFWWALITLTTVGYGDIIPLTTVGQVTAALAAVFGMLTIIIPIPIFLVKFKSYYDIANFKQKLKRSKKH